A stretch of the Sphingobacterium thalpophilum genome encodes the following:
- a CDS encoding response regulator has protein sequence MNQFKILLVEDHMVVRNGIKLLLESQEEFLVVGEASDGDEALQLIGDGLLPDIILTDISMDNMDGMELLRAVKREYASIKVVILSMLNQIHYVVEGFGYGLSGYLLKNVDYNELLFGLKHVAQGGQYISAEISIALLDHVASGKSGQVLSNPAIPELEISEREMEVLRLIADGYTNVEIADKIFLSKRTVEGHRQSLIEKTNVKNTAELVKVAFQSGLLK, from the coding sequence ATGAATCAGTTTAAAATACTATTGGTTGAAGATCATATGGTTGTACGGAATGGTATTAAACTATTATTGGAGTCTCAGGAAGAATTTTTAGTTGTAGGTGAAGCTTCGGATGGGGATGAAGCGTTGCAGTTGATAGGGGATGGATTGTTGCCTGATATTATCTTGACGGATATCAGCATGGACAATATGGATGGCATGGAGCTGTTGCGGGCTGTTAAGCGGGAGTATGCTTCGATTAAGGTTGTTATCCTCTCTATGCTGAATCAGATTCACTACGTTGTTGAAGGGTTTGGCTACGGTCTTTCAGGATATTTATTGAAAAATGTGGATTATAATGAATTACTTTTTGGCTTGAAACATGTGGCGCAAGGAGGACAGTATATAAGTGCGGAGATCAGTATAGCTTTGTTGGACCATGTTGCCTCAGGTAAAAGCGGCCAGGTGCTTTCCAATCCGGCAATACCCGAATTGGAAATTAGTGAACGCGAGATGGAAGTCCTTAGGCTCATAGCAGATGGTTATACGAATGTGGAGATTGCCGACAAAATCTTTTTGAGCAAGCGAACGGTTGAAGGACATCGACAAAGTTTGATCGAAAAGACAAATGTCAAAAATACTGCTGAACTGGTCAAGGTGGCATTTCAATCCGGACTGCTGAAATAG
- a CDS encoding prolipoprotein diacylglyceryl transferase, protein MNSEMIGTPTHFPWAFIFTHIDQIPRHPAQLYEALYCMLLFVLLYSLWKRPFFRNQTGNSFALLLILLFSFRFFDEYLKINQERFEDALSINMGQILSLPFILAGFILLIVNSRNKA, encoded by the coding sequence ATGAACTCGGAAATGATTGGCACGCCGACACATTTCCCCTGGGCTTTCATATTTACACATATTGATCAAATCCCAAGGCATCCTGCACAATTATACGAAGCACTCTATTGCATGCTACTGTTCGTACTACTATACAGCTTATGGAAAAGACCTTTCTTTAGAAATCAAACCGGCAACAGCTTTGCGCTGCTGCTGATTTTACTATTTTCTTTCCGTTTTTTTGATGAGTATTTAAAAATTAATCAGGAACGTTTTGAAGACGCTCTATCGATCAATATGGGCCAGATACTGAGTCTGCCGTTTATCCTGGCCGGATTCATTTTACTGATTGTCAACAGTCGTAACAAAGCTTAG
- a CDS encoding arginase — MKKMIELIKNRSDIGAGTRGSDLGIDAIEIAAINKGSQYFINYPFVDVPTRNNSIYQNDNHPFGKHIQQIYEQCKQVASTVEDSLSAGNFPLVFSGDHSSAMGTISGIKSAYPDRTLGVIWVDAHADIHSPYTTPSGNMHGMPLAAMLNEDNLSCSINEIDQSTQELWNKLKRIAGPVGKIKADHLIYFGVRDTEEPEDIVINRLEIKNYRVEETRQRGIKPCVAEAMERLRDCDMLYISFDVDSMDSELISDGTGTPVPKGFLPKEIVLILEEIIRSEKVVCFEIVEVNPLLDNKGNKMAEVAFSILEHITPLIELKSLR, encoded by the coding sequence ATGAAGAAAATGATTGAACTGATCAAGAATAGATCTGATATTGGTGCAGGCACGCGTGGTTCGGATTTGGGGATTGATGCAATCGAAATTGCAGCAATCAACAAGGGCAGCCAATATTTTATAAACTATCCCTTTGTTGACGTACCCACGCGCAACAACTCCATTTATCAGAATGATAACCACCCTTTTGGTAAACATATCCAGCAGATCTATGAACAATGTAAGCAGGTGGCCTCTACCGTCGAAGATAGCCTGTCGGCCGGCAACTTTCCGTTGGTATTTTCAGGAGACCATTCCTCGGCCATGGGCACTATCAGTGGTATCAAATCTGCATATCCGGATAGGACCCTCGGTGTCATTTGGGTGGACGCGCATGCGGATATCCATTCTCCTTACACCACACCTTCCGGCAATATGCACGGGATGCCGCTGGCAGCCATGCTGAATGAAGACAACCTGTCCTGTTCAATCAATGAAATAGATCAGTCGACTCAGGAGTTGTGGAATAAACTCAAACGCATTGCTGGGCCTGTGGGCAAAATTAAGGCGGATCATCTGATCTATTTTGGTGTTCGCGACACGGAGGAACCAGAGGATATCGTCATCAACCGGCTGGAAATAAAAAATTATCGTGTTGAGGAAACGCGGCAACGTGGTATTAAGCCCTGCGTTGCAGAGGCGATGGAACGCTTAAGAGATTGCGATATGCTGTATATTTCCTTTGACGTGGACAGTATGGACAGCGAGCTCATTTCAGATGGAACTGGAACGCCGGTCCCTAAAGGTTTCCTGCCCAAAGAGATTGTTCTCATTCTTGAAGAGATCATTCGTTCAGAAAAGGTAGTCTGTTTCGAGATCGTGGAGGTAAATCCTCTATTGGACAACAAAGGAAATAAGATGGCGGAAGTTGCTTTTTCAATCTTGGAGCATATCACACCCTTAATTGAACTTAAATCTCTGCGCTGA
- the rocD gene encoding ornithine--oxo-acid transaminase, with protein sequence MSKVNIQGKGMAFIAKEERYGAHNYHPLPVVLERGEGAMVWDVDGRSYFDFLSAYSAVNQGHCHPRILAALTRQAQQLTLTSRAFYNNRLGDFEEMMCKLFGFDKALVMNSGVEAVETAMKLCRKWAYKVKGVAANQAKIVFAKDNFHGRTISVISASNDRTATDDFGPFVEGILLVPYNDIEALEQLFKQDPTIAGFIVEPIQGEAGIVVPDADYLKRVRQLCDTHHVLFIADEIQTGIARTGSMLASYDINNPNSDSKPDVLLLGKALSGGVLPVSAVLSSDEIMLCIRPGEHGSTYGGNPLACAVAMEALQVVLDEDLIQNAQRMGNLFLEGLRKIAAKSDLIQEVRGRGLLTAIVINASEESDLAWNICLKFMENGLLAKPTHGNKIRLAPPLVITESQVNTCLGIIEQSLSNLN encoded by the coding sequence ATGAGTAAAGTAAATATACAGGGAAAAGGAATGGCGTTTATTGCCAAGGAAGAAAGATATGGAGCACATAATTACCATCCTTTACCGGTGGTACTGGAGCGGGGAGAGGGTGCCATGGTATGGGACGTGGACGGTCGATCTTATTTTGATTTCCTGTCGGCTTATTCGGCAGTCAACCAGGGGCATTGTCATCCCCGTATTCTGGCTGCATTGACTAGGCAGGCGCAGCAGCTGACGCTGACTTCGCGTGCTTTCTATAACAATAGATTAGGCGACTTTGAAGAAATGATGTGCAAACTCTTCGGGTTTGACAAGGCCTTGGTGATGAATTCCGGAGTGGAAGCCGTGGAGACGGCGATGAAACTTTGCCGTAAATGGGCATATAAGGTAAAAGGTGTCGCTGCCAATCAGGCGAAAATTGTGTTTGCCAAAGATAATTTTCATGGTCGTACAATTTCTGTGATATCTGCTTCAAATGACCGTACCGCCACGGATGATTTCGGTCCTTTTGTGGAAGGTATTCTACTTGTGCCTTATAATGATATTGAAGCTCTTGAACAGCTGTTCAAACAGGATCCTACAATTGCGGGCTTTATCGTTGAGCCAATTCAGGGGGAAGCAGGCATTGTGGTCCCCGATGCGGATTATTTGAAGCGTGTACGCCAGCTATGTGATACACATCATGTATTATTTATTGCAGATGAGATCCAGACAGGTATTGCCCGGACTGGCAGTATGCTGGCTTCCTATGATATAAACAACCCAAACAGCGACAGTAAGCCTGATGTACTGCTATTGGGCAAGGCCTTATCCGGCGGTGTGTTGCCGGTGTCTGCGGTCTTGTCCAGTGACGAGATTATGTTATGCATCCGGCCGGGTGAGCACGGTTCTACCTATGGTGGCAATCCGTTGGCTTGTGCAGTGGCCATGGAGGCACTTCAAGTTGTATTGGATGAGGACCTCATTCAGAATGCGCAACGGATGGGAAACTTATTTTTAGAAGGCCTGCGAAAAATTGCTGCCAAATCTGATCTTATACAGGAGGTTAGAGGTAGGGGGTTACTGACCGCAATTGTGATCAATGCGAGTGAAGAGAGCGATCTGGCGTGGAACATTTGCTTGAAATTTATGGAAAATGGTCTTTTGGCAAAACCGACGCACGGCAATAAAATTCGTTTGGCACCGCCATTGGTCATTACAGAAAGCCAGGTCAATACATGTCTGGGCATCATTGAGCAATCGTTGAGTAATCTGAATTGA
- a CDS encoding prolipoprotein diacylglyceryl transferase family protein, with protein sequence MITSSSALHLNYIVWNVESDILTLPIIDHSIRWYGLFWLLGIILSYQVLLVIFKKEYRPAELLDQLSIYILVGTVIGARLGHIFFYDPAYYLSHPFKILAIWEGGLASHGGGIGILIGIFLFARKHKLSFLWVAE encoded by the coding sequence ATGATAACAAGCAGCTCTGCATTACATTTAAACTATATTGTATGGAACGTTGAAAGCGATATCCTGACCCTGCCGATCATCGATCACTCCATACGCTGGTATGGACTGTTTTGGTTGTTGGGAATAATATTAAGCTATCAGGTACTTCTGGTTATCTTCAAAAAAGAATACCGGCCAGCCGAACTCCTTGATCAATTAAGTATTTATATCCTAGTGGGAACTGTCATCGGTGCACGTTTAGGTCATATATTTTTTTATGATCCTGCCTACTATCTGAGCCACCCTTTTAAGATATTGGCTATTTGGGAAGGAGGTTTGGCAAGCCATGGTGGCGGTATCGGTATTCTTATCGGCATTTTCTTATTTGCAAGAAAACACAAGCTTTCTTTCCTCTGGGTAGCTGAATAG